In Syngnathus scovelli strain Florida chromosome 16, RoL_Ssco_1.2, whole genome shotgun sequence, the genomic stretch CGGCTGTCACTGTGGGTAGCGGCTGTGATTAAAATCATCATTTGGGTCCTCGACTTGGCTAAGTGGAGAACCTTGAATAAGCCTCTGTACCGCTCCAAAGCGGGTGGATGTCCACCGCTGAGTTAACTGTGAAATTCTACATGAAAAATGTTGCAATATCACACTCTCCAATTGTTCTTTGTTATGATTCTTGCACCaaattaaattacattttaGGTCTTTTAATGTTCATAGAAATTGAGTATAAGGGTTGTTGACTATAACTTTGGCTCAGTTGCACCCACTGGGATTAATTGATGTCCTCAGGCAGTTTAAGTTAGCCGTGGGACTGTAGATAGACATGCACGTATATCATGAGAGCAGCACGGTGTCGCACTGCTAAACAGGAAGTGgcccacctcacagttcagaggtgcaggaTTCAATCGCGGATCTGGCCTTTTGTGTGGAGCTTGCACACTGTCCCCATGCCGTGCTGACGTGCCtgcgtgcatggtaggccgctCCAAACTGCCCGGAggtgtgtgtgaatgtttgttcgTCTATAAAGTTCAGGGTGTACGCCGTCGAGCGCCCAAAGACTGCTGGAATGGGCTTCAGAGCGCCTGCAACCCTGGTGAGGTTCAGAAGATGCATGAATGGCTATGTATTATTTGtaactgtccatccatccatttcaacCCCGCTTAACCTGTACAGGGTCAGAACCTTTCCCAGCTGACATCAGActgcaccctgaactggtctttTTTATTTGATCACTCATTGTACATTTGCATATGTCTTCACATAAATGACTACAACACGTTCACATGAAATTATACAACTCTGATAACATTGCAAGTCAGTTAAATTGCGGCACAACGCGTGGACTTGAGCAaaactgcagaaaaaaaaagaagagcggCAAATTGACCAAATGATTGGAAACCAGTGGAACGGCTGGGTGCTTGGGGTCGTGCCGGCCAATCGCAGGCGGAAGGCGGAGTAAGTGACGTGAAAGCTCCAAGTCAAAGTTGTGCAAACGTGAAACGTGCAGCTCAGCTCACACGGAGCGGAGGAGCTGGTCTCGCGCGGACCGACGCGTTGCAGCTGCCCAACCCCATCGCCGTGACAGACAGGCTAGGATGAAGCAAATCAAACACTTGCCGCTGCGGAAGATTGTCGCAAGGGATTGAACTTTACGCAGCGTCGCGAAAAAGGCGCACGAAGCGCTCCCCTCGCTTTGCTTGCTTGGTTGCAGAATTCAAGGTGAGAAGAATGTTGAAAATGACCGAGGAGCACGACAAGTGCGCGGACGAGCAACCATGCAGTCCCGCGGTCACCAGCAGCTCTATGTCCCAGGACGAGTCCGACTCGGACGCGCCGTCCTCGCCGATCGGTTCCGACGACCACGCCGCCTCTTTGCTCGCCGGCTTAGGCAAGAAGTTGGACTCGGAAGACGACGAGCGCTTCCCGGCTTGCATACGGGACGCCGTGTCGCAGGTCCTCAAGGGATACGACTGGTCCCTGGTACCGATGCCGTTGCGAGGCAACGGCTCCCTGAAGAGCAAGCCGCACGTCAAGAGGCCCATGAACGCCTTCATGGTTTGGGCTCAGGCGGCCCGCAGGAAGTTGGCCGACCAGTACCCGCACCTGCACAACGCCGAACTGAGCAAGACGCTTGGCAAACTGTGGCGGTAAGGAAAAAAACTTCTGTCTGCACAGTGTTCAATGTTCAATCCTGCCATTTACCCAGaggaaaggggggaaaaaaaagtcacactttGGGTCAATTCACTTGAGACAGAGGAATGCGCAATATGTACACTTTGCATCAACTGAATTTGTGCCACATTTCcatacataaaaataaatatatattcaaATCCTTCACTGGCTGTTTAATCAAAAACTGAACATGCTCTGATTGAAATTTCTGATCATGTACTTTAAATTGCCCCCTTTGAATAGTTTGCTTTCCGAGAGCGAAAAGAGACCATTTGTGGATGAGGCAGAGCGGCTGAGGGTTCAGCACAAGAAGGACCACCCAGACTACAAGTACCAGCCCAGGCGGCGGAAGACCGTCAAGCCGGGCCAGAGTGACTCGGACTCTGGTGCGGAACTGGCCCAGCATCAGCAtcttcatcaccatcatcatcaccaccacaTGTACAAAGCGGAACCGGGGATGGCTGGACTTGAAGGGGTGGGCGATGGCCACCACCGTCCTGAACATGCAGGTTAGTTTAATCAAAAAGTGCCTGAAGTGATAGTACAGTGCTTTAGGTCCTTGATTAGGTCTTCTCGCTTTGTAGCTATAATCCGGCATATTTATATTTGGTTTTATACTGATGTTCATTCATCAGCGTGCATAACCCctattgcaaaaaaaatcttcaattcAAAATTCATTTAACGATTGATTGAATAACGATATGGTAGGCACCCTTGCTTTAGTGGATGCTTTAATTTCCAGGACAGCCTCTCAGTCCGCTCCAAAACCCCTTCTACAAAAAGCCTCTCTTATGGAGTGACTCCACTAAATGGGGCATTTGGCCAACTTTTCCTCAGAGCTCAGCCAAATGGAATATTGCTGCCAAATTGGGTGGGCATCCACACAGGATCTTGTTAGAAGAATTTGGAGGTTGgttgctggttaaaaaaaaaaaaaaaaaagtattctggGGGCGGGGCAACCCAAAACTAGCGCCCCCTGGACAGTTTGCAAAAAAATCAGCCCCTAAAACAAAAAGGCTTAACGCAATATTGTGTCGACATATCTTGCATAATAGGGTGCACAGAAAGGTTTTGCAAGATGTTtccatgcaaaataaaaatttgGACCTGATGAATCTTGAACAAAGTGGATTGTGACAGCCCAAAGCGGTTCCTCATTACTTGTTTGCTCCGTTCTTTAAGTGTGATTGTTGCTTTTCCAGGACAGCCACATGGCCCGCCGACACCACCCACCACCCCAAAAACGGACGCGCACCATGGTGTCAAGCAGGACTTGAAGAACGAAGGCCGCCGCCTGGCCGATAGCGGCAGGCAGAACATCGACTTCAGCAACGTGGACATCTCGGAGCTGAGCACGGACGTCATAAGCAACATGGAGGCCTTTGACGTGCATGAGTTTGACCAGTACCTCCCTTGGAGCGGCCACGCCGCTGCTTCCTCCTCTGCGGAGCAGGCCTCTTACGTCTCCCCCTACAGCGGCAGCTCGGTGTGGAACCGCAAAAACGGCATGGCGGCCGAGGCAGCGCAGCACCGCCTCCACATCAAAACCGAGCAGCTGAGCCCGAGCCACTACAGCGAGCACTCCCCCTCGCACCCTGACTACGGCCCGTACAACAGCCAGGCCTCGACGGCCTCTTTCCCCGCCTCCTCCTGTGACTATAGCGACCTGCAGAGCTCCAACTACTACAACCCTTACGCCGGCTACCCATCGGGCCTCTACCAGTACCCGTACTTCCACTCGCAGCGGCGACCCTACGGCAACCTGGCGGTGGCACCCGCTCACAGCCCCGCCGCCTCTGGCTGGGACCAACCCGTCTACACCACGCTGACCCGCCCTTGATGGGCGGGACAGACTTAAGCACTACTAACAAAGGAAAAGCAAAAAAGTGCCTGCTGATTTTCTACAACATACTCTTTGTCTTTACAACACTTGACTTTTGACGCCAAAGGAAACTACTGGCGGTGCCTCCGTGAGGACGTATTTTCTTCCTACGGCctctacgtgtgtgtgtttttttgttttgtttttatggccTGCACTTAACGATGAAACACTAGCTTCCTTCACAGAGATTCCGCAAAACAGCTGCATCGACGAGGTAATAGAAAACATCAGCGTTAAAGTCGCTGTAAAATCCAAACAAATGTCTTCACAGAGAAGAGGGTTGGAGTTAGCAGAAACAACTAAATGCAAACGTGTTAAACTGATCATTTGGGGAAACAAGTTGTTGTGTCCGCTGAATTTGCGAAGCCCTGCTAAAAAATGCATGCTTCGGGTTTGGAAAAACACCTCAGTTGACTACAATATTTCCTCTTCATGGGAGACACTGGCCTTCAGTAAAGCACTCTAACTAGCTAACTGCATGCTATCGTGATCGAAATCCTCAAGTGGGGGGGGGCAGGGTGGTTGCCAATTCCAGCCACGGCCTGAAAATTGTGAAAGCAGTTTACCACGACAGAATGTCTCTGCAGTTCTACCATACTCCCAAACAATGCGAACCTACCgttaatttcacattttcagcGGTTCTCTTAAAATGTCTCATGGATTCACTCtatttaaatgcaaatggaATTGAGCCTCAGCATTTGGGTTTCACCCTAATCAGATGACAAACTGCATGTGTCAGGGCAGGAGAAGTGAGTGTCGAGTGTCCCACCCACCTTTCGGATTTTCTCCTTCACACATGCGCCATTTCTGTCAACTCTGAAGATTGCCTTTGTCAATATGCACTTGCATCCTCACTTGAGCAAGCTGTGCACAAAGGGATGCTGACCAAATCCAGCCTGATTAAATTCCAAACACAAGGAATTGCATTTTGAAATTCCCTCACATCAAGTCTTAATGGAAGCAAAAACGACTATAATATGAAACTTACACTGTAAAAGTCTTAGACTTGTGTATATTTATCTTTTTACTTTCATTG encodes the following:
- the LOC125983649 gene encoding transcription factor Sox-8 yields the protein MLKMTEEHDKCADEQPCSPAVTSSSMSQDESDSDAPSSPIGSDDHAASLLAGLGKKLDSEDDERFPACIRDAVSQVLKGYDWSLVPMPLRGNGSLKSKPHVKRPMNAFMVWAQAARRKLADQYPHLHNAELSKTLGKLWRLLSESEKRPFVDEAERLRVQHKKDHPDYKYQPRRRKTVKPGQSDSDSGAELAQHQHLHHHHHHHHMYKAEPGMAGLEGVGDGHHRPEHAGQPHGPPTPPTTPKTDAHHGVKQDLKNEGRRLADSGRQNIDFSNVDISELSTDVISNMEAFDVHEFDQYLPWSGHAAASSSAEQASYVSPYSGSSVWNRKNGMAAEAAQHRLHIKTEQLSPSHYSEHSPSHPDYGPYNSQASTASFPASSCDYSDLQSSNYYNPYAGYPSGLYQYPYFHSQRRPYGNLAVAPAHSPAASGWDQPVYTTLTRP